Within Acidobacteriota bacterium, the genomic segment CGGTGATGTTCATGACGTGTTGCACGGCGAAGCCTTTGTATTTCAAATACCGCCGCAATAGGTCAGCGAAGAGGAACGTGCGAAAGTTACCGATGTGCGCATAATCGTGCACTGTCGGCCCGCACACATACATGCGCGCCGTGGGTGGCGTGAGTGGCTGAAATTCTTCGACTTGCCCGGTCAGTGTGTTATGCAACTTGAGCATTCAGAAACCTTTTTGATGAGTAAAATCAGTCCGTTTATTCAAAGCGCAGGCAGTTTATTGAAGCTTTCTTGAGCTTGTCAAACTCCATAATTTCTTTCTACACAAGCGCCAAAAACAAGAATGCCTTGCTCGCGGTGAGCACGAGCAAGGCATTGGCGCATCACAAATCACCTAGCAGAAGTTACTGCACTCTCATCACCCGTTCCGCTTGTTTACCTTTGGGACCATTGACAAGTTCGTACTCGACCACGGTACCCTCGTCGAGCGTTTTGAAGCCGTCCATATCAATTGCCGAATAGTGGACGAAAACGTCGCCGCCGCCGTCATCGGGTGGTTCGATAAAACCGTAGCCTTTGGCGTTATTGAACCATTTAACTTTGCCTTGTTTCTTTTCTGCCATGGTGAGTAATTACCTCCTGGTTGCGATGGAACGAGCTACGCACAGCCCGTCAAGTTACTAACATCCCGCTTGCTCAGTGCTCTCGCTTTACTGCCGTAGCTGCTTAGCTAGCCGCTGGTGAAGTTGACGCCTGTAGTACGCGGGGGCAAACGACTCCTGTTCACGCTCCGGTGGGCGAAGACAAAAGCCGTGCTCGAAGCTGAAGAGTTAAGCTTCAGCTTCCAGCACGGCCTTCAATTGACACCAGGATAAATAACCACAAAACGCACTACTTCTACGCTCTTCATTACAGCTTTAACGGTAAAGCATCTGATTTTCGTTTGAGTTGCGCCTGACACGGCGCGGCGGTCGAACGGGCGGCATACTACTGACGCATCAAGAACCTGTCAAGAGGCGCAATGAATTTCAGCTAAGAAAATCAAGGGTTTTAAGCAATTTCTCTTGATTGATTCAAGCGCGGCGGCCACTTGCACTCGCTCTGTATCGATTGCTTCGATAAATAGGCCTCGCGTGTAATGACATAATAGCGCGTTGCCAATTCGTTTGCCTCTGTCACTGCGATCCACAAGGCATGCAAATAAGCTAACTTGGATGGAGCAAATGGCAGCAATTCTAAGCGGGCGGTTACAAGACGAGGCATCTAACCCTGCTTTCAATCCATCGGGGCCTAAAAAAAAACGCGGTGGGTATCGCAAGGATACCCACCGCACCAAGGGCTTTGCTGGGATGAAAACGTAGTATATGAAAAGGGTCAGATTATCTGTAAAGCTTGTTTTGAAATTGATGAAGAGCGATTTGATAATGGCAATTTCAATGCCGCGACAAAATTGTTATGGCACACAATGATTTCAAAGGGGATTTCTGGCTTCCGCGCGACTCTCCGCTTCATCATTCATTCAGTCAGATGGATTTTCATCCATTTTTTCGTATGCACTCGCGCTGTAAGTTGACGTTGCAAACGCAACAAGCCGGCGTGGCAAGGCTACGAATAACAAACACAACCTTGCCCCTCGGCCAATCAGTCGAAATGCCTCGTTGGATTATTTTTTGAGCTTTGGCCAATTACCATTGGCCTTTTCAATCCAACCTGGAATGTCTTGCTCCCACATCTTCTGCACATTTTTGTCATAGTTGAGATAGAGCTTCCCTGCCACGATCTTCCAGGCTTCAGGATCAATGTTTGCCGTATAGCCGTGGCCGACCGCCCAGGCGCAATACCCGCCATATTGTGGAGCGTACTGCTCCGGGTTCTTGACGAATTCGTCGCGATTGGCGGTGTCGGCGAAATACCATTTAGCCCCCATCCAATCGTGGCGAAACTCGTCTTTACCTTTGACCGCACGGCCTTCTTTGAAATACGCCACCGTGTCGTAGCCTTTCAGCGCGGTGCCAAAAACGTTCTTGTTGACCGGGTCAACGACCGCTAGCCCAATGCCCAGCGGCAATACCGCAAACGCGGCCACTGCCAAAGCGAAGCGTTTTAACCAATCATTGCTTTTCAACATGCGAATTCCTTCTCCTCTTAGTAAAAGAGCGCGGCTGCGACACCGCGCTCGTCTATGCATCGTTTGTGCTTTCACCCGCGACTCACACGCCGTAAATCATCCGCGCCAGCGTCTTTATTCCCCGCTCCGCTGAATCAATTTCATCACAGCCCAGCAAGCCAATCTTCCTAGTTCATAAGCCGCCAGAAAATGAAACCACCGAAGCAACGAAGCGCACGAAGCGCGGAGCAGGAAGGAGAAGACAGCAAGGATCACGCTTTTTGGCTTCCTTACTTATATGTTTTGTTCGCCATAAAAGTGTTGTTCGCCATAAATCCTTTGCGGGTTGTCCGCCACATTTTCGCCGCGTCAGCGGCGGCTGACTTTAGCCGTGGGCGCAACCCACGGAGAACGCCGTTGAGATTTCCGCGTCGCGTCAGCGACGCCTGAATTCAAGCGTCGCTGACGCGACGCGGAAACTATCGCTATCCTTCCCGGCGTTGAAAACGCCGGGCTAAAGTCAGCCGCCGCTCACGCGGCGCAGAGGTAGCAATGAACTCTTAACGAATTTACGGCGGGCAGTATTTTGCCCCCTTCGTTGCTTCGTGCTGAACTTTCTTTGTTTTGCAAGCGATCAGATCGTTATGCGCAGCATTCAGATGACCCCAGACCAAGCACAAGCGGCATTGAACACTGTTTAAGTCGCTCCCCATAATGTCCAGGCCAGTCCATCTCTCGCTCAGCTCGCTCCGTACCGTGTATTGGCTGCGGCGCGCACGGTTCAAGATGTTCCATACCGTGCGCAACACGCCTTCAACTCTCCTCCAGACGCTTCGTACCGGCAAAAATCCGCTTGTTTTCTGCCACCGGTCGAGTAAAATCCGCTCCGTTATCAGCATACAAGCCCCAAGTTCTCTGTGACAGCAGTTTATCCAGCGCGTAAGTGACGCAAACTCAGTCCCGACTTCAACCGCCGCGTTGCCTGCGCCTGTGAGATTCGTTTTCGGCCACCCATCAATCAACCATATTCAGCAAAGGAGCAATAACATGGGTAGCATTACCACCAAACGTTATGAGATGTTGAAACGCACGCGCGATTTCGGCATTGCACAAACCACCGCCTTCCCCGAGGGCAGCTTCGGCAAGGAACTCCTTGCCACCGTCGCCCAAGTCATCGCGGAATTGGACAATCACAGCACCAGTCAATCCTCCGGCAAAGGCGCAGCCCAAAGCATTACCGCCACCAAAGCGGCCCTCCGCGAGGATTTGCGCGAACTGATTCTGGCGATCAACCGCACGGCACGCGTGCTGGCCTTTGAAACGCCGGGTTTGGAGAACCAATTCCGGCTGCCGCGCGGCACCAACGAC encodes:
- a CDS encoding cold shock domain-containing protein, with amino-acid sequence MAEKKQGKVKWFNNAKGYGFIEPPDDGGGDVFVHYSAIDMDGFKTLDEGTVVEYELVNGPKGKQAERVMRVQ
- a CDS encoding YHS domain protein, with translation MLKSNDWLKRFALAVAAFAVLPLGIGLAVVDPVNKNVFGTALKGYDTVAYFKEGRAVKGKDEFRHDWMGAKWYFADTANRDEFVKNPEQYAPQYGGYCAWAVGHGYTANIDPEAWKIVAGKLYLNYDKNVQKMWEQDIPGWIEKANGNWPKLKK